Sequence from the Mugil cephalus isolate CIBA_MC_2020 chromosome 20, CIBA_Mcephalus_1.1, whole genome shotgun sequence genome:
GTTCACTGGCTTCTTTCATAAAGCTGGTAGGTTCGCCCTTCATTGCAGCCTTTCTTTGGCCTTTGTCAGATATGGTTTAGTCTCTCCACTGACTCTTCACCGATTGTTCAGGAAAACCCTCTCAGGACAGCGAGAACGAGCAGAACTCCGTCTCTCTGGAGGTGCTGCTGGTCAAAGTCTGCCACAAGAAGAGGAAGGTGTGTGCAGCGCCGACGTTTTAGACGACACtctgtgtgttctgtatgtTCGCGTGTAAATGAAAAATGCTTGTGTCTAGGATGTCAGCTGTCCGGTGAAGCAGGTCCCAACGGGGAAGAAGCAGGTTCCTTTGAACCCGGACACAAGCCCCGGAGTCCAGGCAAAGACGGGCTCCTTCCCCTGCCTGCTGGTTCCCAGCAGCGAATTTGAACCCAGCAACTCTCACATGGTCAAGTCTTACTCTCTGCTCTTCAGAGTGACGAGGGCCGGGTGTCCTCGAACGCAGATCAACGGCCTGACCAATGGAGAGAATCACCACAGCAGAGGTGAGAAAAAGCAGAACGCCGGAAACGCAAAACATGTTGTTTAAAGATTAAGGAGTTATTTCATATTCATAGTTCTGATCCTAAATTCTGTCTTGAATCATAGTGTTGTAACCTTCCTATGACACTTCCTCTGATtgtcctttctttcttgctcTGAATGTTTCCCACAATGTCGATGACTCTTTCCCGACCAGGGAAGCGCTGACGAGATTTTGAAGAAGAAGTAGTTGACGTTGCTTTGCCCGTTTCAGATTTCTCAGAGGAAGTCgtgagcaggaagaggaggagctcctctctcagggaggagggagaaaccACATATGTGGCTCAGATGACGGTCTTTGATAAAAACAGGtgaaacacactcacatgcagCAAGTGTCAATTACGAATGCgagaagctcttttttttttttttgaagtcttGGCGCAGCAGAAGTGAGAACGTTGTTGTCACGCGTGTGTACGCAGACGCCTGCAGCTGTTAGATGGAGAGTATGAGGTGTCCATGCAAGAGATGGAGGAGTGTCCCGTTAATAAGAAGCGGGCGACCTGGGAGACCATCCTGGATGGaaaggtgtgtgtttgggaCTGAGAACTAAGCTAGTGTAGAGTTATAAATTATATGTATCTACAGTGCGTGTAAATTAGCATGAAGGACAAACCGTGCATGATGCAACTGAGGGAAATGTTGAGATGAAGTGTGAGCATTCGATGAGTGGAATCTCAacagtcaaataaatgtaacGGCCATAAAGAGTAGTCTTTCCATTCATGCATCAAAATCTTAGTATCTTTGTTAAggactaaaataataatcaaactCACAGTGTTTATGCTTGATCCAACTGTGAAGATAATTTCAAACGTGTTGTTCTGCAGCGTTTGCCTCCATTTGAGAGTTTCTCTCAGGGTCCAACCCTGCAGTTCACCCTGCACTGGACCAGCGACTCCTCCGACCACTCCACTGCACCGGTGGCTAAACCCCTGGCCACCCGCAACTCTGAGACCAACCAGGACCCCAGACCCAGCACCCTGAGAGCCTCACACACACTGGGTGAGCAGCAAACTGCACGTTTTTAAAGTACACAAAACGACCAGCTTTATTAAACATCagtgacacttttcttttttttttttttctttttttttttgcagccgtTAAAGAATCACTGAATTCGGACGCGCAAACCAGAAGAGAACTAATCTTAGCAGAGCCGCGGCAGAAACTTCGAATCTTCTACCAGGTCAGTCTCGTCTGTTATCTGCTCTGCATGCCTCTGTGACTCTATCACAGGCTTATCAATCAAATCGTCCAGTCAAAACAGAGGTCAGAACATTCTGGCGTCTTAACATCTCGGATGCCGTCGTCACGTCGTGCCAGCGCGAGAGCTTTCCCGGATCCACCGTGATCCTTTCTCAGTTTAAAGCTCTGATCGCGCTCAAACCGAACCGGTTGACGACACGTTGCGTTGAAGGAAAACGTTTTCAGCTCTCACGTTCGCCGTCTCTGTGTCCAGTTccagtacaacaacaacacacggCAGCAGACCGAGGCCAGGGACGACCTCCACTGTCCCTGGTGCACTCTCAACTGCAGGAAGCTGTACAGTCTGGTCAAACACCTCAAGCTGTCCCACTCCCGCTTCATCTTCAACTACGTGGTGAGACCGACGTGCTCACGTACCAAGATGCCATACTAAGTTCTCTCAAAGTGTAGTTTTTGTCTAACGCTATGTCTTTATGTACAGCCCCACCCTAAAGGAGCGAAAATCGAGGTCTCCATCAACGAGTGTTACGATGGCTCGTACGCGGGAAACCCTCAGGACATCCATAACCAGCCGGGCTTCGCCTTCAGCAGGAACGGCCCCGTCAAGAGAACCGCCGTCACCCACCTCCTCGTCTGCAGGTACCCCCGACTTTTCCCTCCCTAGTTGTTCATGCCCAAGAATTGTACCACAAAATTGGCGGAGGTGAACCGAACGTCCCCTTTTCCAGGCCAAAGAGGACGAAACCGAGCCTGTCCGAGTTTCTGGAGTCGGAGGACGGCGATCGGGAGCAGCAGAGGACGCAAATCAGCGGACACAACCGCCTTTACTTCCACAGCGACTGCTGCGTGCCGCTGAGGCCCCAGGAGATGGAGGTGGACAGCGAGGATGAGCGAGACCCCGACTGGCTCAAAGAGAAGACTACTAAGGTGACCTGTAGCTCAGCGAACACGGGATCCCCACTGTTTTCAGACAAACTAAACCCAGATCCCGTCTAAACTGACTCGTCTGCTCTCGCTGCAGCAAATCGACGACTTCACCGACGTCAACGAGGGGGAAAAGGAGATCATGAAGCTGTGGAACCTGCACGTCATGAAGCACGGGTGAGTATTAATGAAATgttgacccccccccctctctggtATGCGGAAGTTGTCATGTTgatcctcctgtcctccctccAGCTTCATAGCGGACAACCAGATGAACGACGCCTGCCTGGTCTTCGCCGAGCAGCACGGCGCCTTCATCGTCAAACACAACCTGTGCCGCAACTTCCTGCTGCACCTGATCAGCATGCACGACTACAACCTGATCAGCACGCTGACCATCGACCAGGCCATGGCCGGACTGCGCCTCCTCCAGAGGCAGGCCGCGCAGAGGGACacggacagggaggaggaggaggaggaagaggaggaggaggaggaggactgggagACGGCCGTGGAGTCCCAGCCGGAgccggacccggacccggaccccgACCCCTCCGAGTACAAGGCCTGCAGCGACGAGAATATCAACGGCTGCTCGGAGAACGCGAACCAGCAGGAGGGGCTGTGACGGAACAGCTGCACACCAAGCAGAAACTATCCGGATGTGGCTTGGTTTGAAGACGACAGCTCGGTCAGAGATCCACGAAGAACCCACAACATGGcttgaaatggaaaaactgtataaggaaaaaaaaaataataagtcaCAAACaggttttaaacacacacacacacacacacacacacacacacacacacacacatacacacacataccgAGGTTACTGCAGGGATAAAGTTTTCTAAGGCAGATTACACCAGAAGAAAGGCGGACTTTTACTCGTATAACTTTTAGAATGTCATAAAGCGTTAAAGTTGGACACTTTTGAATTCCTCCACGACGTGCGCTCTGAGTCTGTAGCTGCTTCAGGCTCCATTGTTTCTGCCACCAAATcccatcttcagtctggacgcGTGGGGGCGGATTCTGTggatttaaactttttttttcttgttgataCCAAGAAAAGTCCCAAACTACCAACGTGTCTCCATGTAGTTCATTTACACCATAGTTCACTCAACAAACTTCCTCAGTGTGAAGCTCTAGGATTATTTGGCTCCACCAAAgctttctgcctttctttctttttttatctttctttctgtccaatcaAGCTTCCAggtctttcttttgttcacacAAACGTTTCCTGCTCTTTACCtcaacagtttttctttccaccTGAGCTCtgctgcaactttttttttgttttttttctcgagTATCGCGACCTGAGAACGTGACTGTGCCGCGCACACTCTTCTGAACAGTGTTCCTACTCCTGGTGCTGGACGTTTTTATTCCTCACAAACACTCAGCGGTCACTTTTTATACCTATTCACTGCCACAACACGCGAACACGAGACCTTTCCTACGGTGCTTTTTTCTTATCCACTCCGCTGACCCTTAGGACAACAAAAGAAGACCGATAGAGTAGCTCGAAAAGTGTCTCCAAACAAGGTGCTGCCctcttgttttatgttttttggtttctgtttccCGGTGTCGTTGCAGTGCCAACTCACCCTGTTATGTACATAAGCCCGCGGGGAGTGACGGCGCCCGCTGTAAAAACATTATCTCTGGAAACCTGAACGCCACCCAAGAGGGTTTGTTAGTTTCTTAGTTTACAGACCAAAGGGGATTCATTCACACTCGTTTTAGTGTCTGCTGTAAAGAAAGGCTGATGCCGCCTTACGGTTTAGCTTTCACCGCTCCAGACTGTACGCAGGATGAGCCTCCGGGCGCGGCCCAGCTGTTGGGACCGGCACCGACGGAGACATCgc
This genomic interval carries:
- the LOC124997428 gene encoding polycomb protein suz12-like produces the protein MAPHKHSSSGGSHPVGFGSGGKTNGSYQSSSSAAMAAAKKPNMQLIQADHELFLQAFEKPTQIYRFLRTRNLIAPIFLHRTLTYMSHRNSRNNIKRKSSKVDNLLFKVEKMRGEQETHSLSSNLQLTFTGFFHKAGKPSQDSENEQNSVSLEVLLVKVCHKKRKDVSCPVKQVPTGKKQVPLNPDTSPGVQAKTGSFPCLLVPSSEFEPSNSHMVKSYSLLFRVTRAGCPRTQINGLTNGENHHSRDFSEEVVSRKRRSSSLREEGETTYVAQMTVFDKNRRLQLLDGEYEVSMQEMEECPVNKKRATWETILDGKRLPPFESFSQGPTLQFTLHWTSDSSDHSTAPVAKPLATRNSETNQDPRPSTLRASHTLAVKESLNSDAQTRRELILAEPRQKLRIFYQFQYNNNTRQQTEARDDLHCPWCTLNCRKLYSLVKHLKLSHSRFIFNYVPHPKGAKIEVSINECYDGSYAGNPQDIHNQPGFAFSRNGPVKRTAVTHLLVCRPKRTKPSLSEFLESEDGDREQQRTQISGHNRLYFHSDCCVPLRPQEMEVDSEDERDPDWLKEKTTKQIDDFTDVNEGEKEIMKLWNLHVMKHGFIADNQMNDACLVFAEQHGAFIVKHNLCRNFLLHLISMHDYNLISTLTIDQAMAGLRLLQRQAAQRDTDREEEEEEEEEEEEDWETAVESQPEPDPDPDPDPSEYKACSDENINGCSENANQQEGL